A region of Myxococcus stipitatus DSM 14675 DNA encodes the following proteins:
- a CDS encoding ParA family protein, protein MAKIVSLFNHKGGVSKTTTTFNLGWALASLGKRVLLVDGDPQCNLTGMVLGFDGKSDFDVFYTQNPDANLCAGLAPVFASQQALAPARVVATTKPGMQLLAGHIDLADYEAQMAVAFTTPVALPALRNLPGSVGALLRMTAQENAVDVVLVDMSPSIGAFNQAVFLGSDFFFVPTSPDYFCLLAVDSLAKVLPKWNAGATSFRSGVTYPLPPNGPTFIGMISQKYRPRNGSPAKAFQHWIDVVKTRVGSSLVPALAAQQMSVTAKQFESAGCGDTPFNLANIADFNGLIARSQALQKPPFALSDFELQVGGEVLENMKKSRDDFNKTFEGLAKSVIALTGI, encoded by the coding sequence ATGGCGAAGATCGTCAGCTTGTTCAATCACAAGGGCGGCGTCAGCAAGACGACCACGACGTTCAACCTTGGCTGGGCGCTTGCCTCGCTCGGAAAGCGAGTCCTGCTGGTCGATGGGGACCCGCAGTGCAACCTGACGGGAATGGTCCTCGGGTTCGACGGGAAGTCTGATTTCGACGTCTTCTACACTCAGAACCCAGACGCGAACCTCTGTGCTGGTTTGGCCCCCGTCTTCGCATCGCAGCAAGCACTCGCGCCAGCGAGAGTTGTAGCCACGACGAAGCCCGGTATGCAGCTTCTCGCCGGCCATATCGACCTCGCGGACTACGAAGCGCAAATGGCGGTGGCGTTCACCACGCCCGTAGCTCTCCCCGCCCTTCGCAACTTGCCGGGCTCTGTTGGCGCGCTTCTTCGGATGACAGCGCAAGAGAACGCCGTGGATGTCGTCCTCGTCGATATGAGTCCAAGCATCGGAGCATTCAATCAAGCGGTATTCCTTGGCTCAGACTTTTTCTTTGTGCCCACTAGCCCCGATTATTTCTGCCTTCTCGCAGTCGACTCGCTAGCGAAAGTGCTCCCGAAGTGGAATGCAGGTGCTACGAGTTTCCGCTCTGGAGTTACCTATCCCCTTCCTCCGAACGGGCCCACCTTCATTGGAATGATCTCGCAGAAGTATCGACCGAGAAACGGAAGCCCGGCGAAGGCGTTCCAGCATTGGATTGATGTTGTCAAAACTCGCGTGGGTTCTAGCCTCGTGCCCGCCCTTGCTGCTCAGCAAATGTCGGTTACCGCGAAGCAGTTCGAGAGCGCGGGGTGTGGCGATACCCCGTTCAACCTGGCGAATATCGCAGACTTCAACGGACTGATCGCACGTTCTCAAGCACTCCAGAAGCCGCCGTTTGCGCTCTCCGACTTTGAGCTACAGGTGGGAGGCGAGGTGCTCGAGAACATGAAGAAGAGCAGGGACGATTTTAACAAGACCTTTGAAGGACTCGCAAAGAGCGTCATTGCGCTCACTGGGATATGA
- the tnpC gene encoding IS66 family transposase, giving the protein MDHHCPWREEAEELRERLTALEQQVATLTRTVFGKKSEKLPPPEEELRRETPRDKKEQAEAALMKRRERAGVKKQLPSRTVFHPVPREHQRCPRCNGTDFHPLGPGRPSVLYEYIPGRFEKQVHVRETLVCACGESVVTALGPPRVAEKTGYGSGFIAHLVTSKCADSLPLHRLEKALAREGLPVARSTMTDLFHRAAAELAPVSDCLLKQVAAQQVVQADETPLKVLAPQKARTGYLWTFLSEEEASHDSLIAYCFSPTRAGTTPMEVLGSSRGSLVVDAYTGYNRVTTPEGRTRVGCWAHVRRRFFEARPHPAAQEMLKLILQLYRVEAAVKEAGLAGTAAHLAMRKEQSSQALAAIRSWLEGNKPLHPPRGPLGTAISYALGQWDALTRFVEDVRLPLDNNASERALRVAALGRKNFLFVGHDRAGRNLAGLYSLVATCSANGVNPREYLSDVLLRVQYHPASRLDELLPGPWSRRLAANTS; this is encoded by the coding sequence ATGGACCACCACTGCCCCTGGCGAGAGGAGGCCGAAGAGCTTCGTGAGCGGCTGACCGCGCTCGAGCAGCAGGTCGCGACTCTCACCCGCACCGTCTTCGGCAAGAAGTCGGAGAAGCTGCCTCCACCCGAGGAGGAGCTACGCAGGGAGACCCCTCGCGACAAGAAGGAGCAGGCGGAGGCAGCACTCATGAAGCGCCGCGAGCGCGCCGGCGTGAAGAAGCAACTGCCTTCGCGCACTGTCTTCCACCCAGTCCCTCGCGAGCACCAGCGCTGCCCTCGCTGCAACGGGACGGACTTCCATCCGCTGGGGCCGGGTCGGCCGAGCGTCCTGTATGAGTACATCCCAGGCCGCTTCGAGAAGCAGGTGCACGTGCGGGAAACCCTCGTCTGCGCGTGCGGCGAGAGTGTCGTGACGGCCCTGGGGCCACCCCGCGTCGCCGAGAAGACGGGCTACGGCTCCGGCTTCATCGCCCACCTCGTCACCTCGAAGTGCGCTGACTCCCTGCCCCTGCATCGGCTGGAGAAGGCACTGGCGCGAGAGGGCCTCCCGGTGGCTCGCAGCACCATGACGGACCTCTTCCACCGCGCCGCCGCGGAGCTCGCTCCAGTCTCCGACTGTCTGCTCAAGCAGGTGGCCGCGCAGCAGGTGGTGCAGGCGGACGAAACGCCCTTGAAGGTGCTGGCCCCGCAGAAGGCAAGGACGGGCTACCTGTGGACGTTCCTCTCCGAGGAGGAGGCCTCGCACGACTCGCTCATCGCCTACTGCTTCAGCCCCACCCGTGCTGGCACCACCCCCATGGAGGTCCTCGGGAGCAGTCGTGGCTCTCTCGTCGTGGATGCCTACACCGGCTACAACCGGGTGACGACGCCAGAAGGCCGCACGCGCGTCGGGTGCTGGGCCCACGTGCGCCGCCGCTTCTTCGAGGCGCGCCCTCATCCTGCCGCGCAAGAGATGCTGAAGCTCATCCTCCAGCTCTACCGGGTGGAGGCCGCCGTGAAAGAGGCGGGACTGGCTGGGACGGCCGCCCATCTGGCCATGCGCAAGGAGCAGTCTTCCCAGGCGTTGGCCGCAATCCGCTCCTGGCTCGAGGGGAACAAGCCTCTACACCCACCTCGCGGCCCGCTGGGCACGGCCATCTCGTATGCGCTCGGCCAATGGGACGCGCTCACCCGCTTTGTCGAGGACGTGCGGCTCCCCTTGGACAACAACGCCTCGGAGCGAGCCCTGCGCGTCGCGGCTCTCGGGCGGAAGAACTTTCTGTTTGTCGGGCATGACCGCGCGGGCCGCAACCTCGCGGGGCTCTACTCGCTCGTGGCTACCTGCTCGGCGAACGGCGTCAATCCGCGTGAGTACCTCTCCGACGTCTTGCTTCGCGTGCAGTACCACCCGGCAAGCCGCCTGGATGAGCTCCTACCAGGCCCCTGGAGTCGTCGCCTCGCCGCGAACACCTCCTGA